A window of the Mercenaria mercenaria strain notata unplaced genomic scaffold, MADL_Memer_1 contig_3943, whole genome shotgun sequence genome harbors these coding sequences:
- the LOC128553561 gene encoding katanin p80 WD40 repeat-containing subunit B1-like isoform X2, producing the protein MSQTKRAWKLQEFVAHGANVNCLAMGHKTGRVMVTGGEDRKVNLWTAGKPNCIMSLAGHTTPVDSVRFGHNEEMVVAGSMSGALKIWNLEEAKILRTLTGHKSSVKSLDFHPYGDYAASGSQDSTIKLWDIRRKGCIYTYKGHTNPVNTLRFSPDGKWIASGGEDGLVKIWDLTAGKLLTDMRLHTAGVNVIEFHPNELLLASGSSDKTVKFWDLETFQLICTTDTDASPIRCLYFHPDGTCVYSGVKDFLKVYGWEPTQCYDSVPITWGEVADMSLAQNQLIGASFSKTNVSTFVIDLKRIQPHGGVPHQEGGQQLSRYSVTDFLLTVFAKYHISSLVANQKSVHYLCS; encoded by the exons ATGTCTCAGACAAAGAGAGCATGGAAACTTC AGGAGTTTGTAGCCCATGGTGCGAATGTGAACTGTTTGGCAATGGGTCACAAGACAGGCCGAGTGATGGTGACAGGAGGTGAGGACAGGAAGGTCAACCTGTGGACGGCTGGAAAACCAAACTGTATCATG AGCCTGGCTGGTCACACAACACCTGTAGATTCTGTGAGATTTGGACACAATGAGGAGATGGTTGTGGCTGGCTCTATGTCCGGAGCGCTTAAAATATGGAACCTTGAGGAGGCCAAAA TATTAAGAACATTGACAGGACATAAATCAAGTGTAAAGAGTTTAGACTTCCATCCATATGGTGACTATGCTGCATCGGGATCACAAGATAGTACTATAAAG TTATGGGATATACGTCGTAAAGGttgtatatatacatacaaggGTCATACAAATCCTGTGAACACGTTGAGGTTCAGTCCAGATGGAAAGTGGATAGCTTCTGGTGGAGAGGATGGACTGGTTAAG atTTGGGATTTGACTGCTGGCAAGCTATTGACAGATATGCGACTACATACTGCTGGTGTTAATGTGATAGAATTCCATCCTAATGAGTTACTACTGGCATCTGGTAGCTCAGACAA aacAGTAAAATTTTGGGACTTAGAAACATTCCAGCTGATTTGCACAACAGATACAGATGCCAGTCCCATCAG GTGTTTATACTTTCACCCGGATGGTACCTGTGTTTACTCTGGTGTTAAAGATTTCCTGAAGGTGTATGGCTGGGAACCAACACAGTGTTATGACTCTGTACCTATTACTTGGGGAGAAGTGGCAGACATGAGCCTAGCTCAGAATCAGCTT ATTGGTGCTTCATTTTCAAAGACAAATGTCTCGACGTTTGTAATAGATCTGAAAAGAATACAACCACACGGTGGAGTGCCACATCAAGAAGGAGGTCAACAACTATCCAGGTACAGTGTCACTGACTTTCTATTAACAGTTTTTGCTAAATACCACATCTCTAGCTTGGTAGCCAATCAGAAGTCTGTTCATTACCTTTGTAGCTAA
- the LOC128553561 gene encoding katanin p80 WD40 repeat-containing subunit B1-like isoform X1, whose amino-acid sequence MSQTKRAWKLQEFVAHGANVNCLAMGHKTGRVMVTGGEDRKVNLWTAGKPNCIMKTEESIGDFTSMMSLAGHTTPVDSVRFGHNEEMVVAGSMSGALKIWNLEEAKILRTLTGHKSSVKSLDFHPYGDYAASGSQDSTIKLWDIRRKGCIYTYKGHTNPVNTLRFSPDGKWIASGGEDGLVKIWDLTAGKLLTDMRLHTAGVNVIEFHPNELLLASGSSDKTVKFWDLETFQLICTTDTDASPIRCLYFHPDGTCVYSGVKDFLKVYGWEPTQCYDSVPITWGEVADMSLAQNQLIGASFSKTNVSTFVIDLKRIQPHGGVPHQEGGQQLSRYSVTDFLLTVFAKYHISSLVANQKSVHYLCS is encoded by the exons ATGTCTCAGACAAAGAGAGCATGGAAACTTC AGGAGTTTGTAGCCCATGGTGCGAATGTGAACTGTTTGGCAATGGGTCACAAGACAGGCCGAGTGATGGTGACAGGAGGTGAGGACAGGAAGGTCAACCTGTGGACGGCTGGAAAACCAAACTGTATCATG AAAACAGAGGAATCAATTGGAGATTTTACCTCCATGATG AGCCTGGCTGGTCACACAACACCTGTAGATTCTGTGAGATTTGGACACAATGAGGAGATGGTTGTGGCTGGCTCTATGTCCGGAGCGCTTAAAATATGGAACCTTGAGGAGGCCAAAA TATTAAGAACATTGACAGGACATAAATCAAGTGTAAAGAGTTTAGACTTCCATCCATATGGTGACTATGCTGCATCGGGATCACAAGATAGTACTATAAAG TTATGGGATATACGTCGTAAAGGttgtatatatacatacaaggGTCATACAAATCCTGTGAACACGTTGAGGTTCAGTCCAGATGGAAAGTGGATAGCTTCTGGTGGAGAGGATGGACTGGTTAAG atTTGGGATTTGACTGCTGGCAAGCTATTGACAGATATGCGACTACATACTGCTGGTGTTAATGTGATAGAATTCCATCCTAATGAGTTACTACTGGCATCTGGTAGCTCAGACAA aacAGTAAAATTTTGGGACTTAGAAACATTCCAGCTGATTTGCACAACAGATACAGATGCCAGTCCCATCAG GTGTTTATACTTTCACCCGGATGGTACCTGTGTTTACTCTGGTGTTAAAGATTTCCTGAAGGTGTATGGCTGGGAACCAACACAGTGTTATGACTCTGTACCTATTACTTGGGGAGAAGTGGCAGACATGAGCCTAGCTCAGAATCAGCTT ATTGGTGCTTCATTTTCAAAGACAAATGTCTCGACGTTTGTAATAGATCTGAAAAGAATACAACCACACGGTGGAGTGCCACATCAAGAAGGAGGTCAACAACTATCCAGGTACAGTGTCACTGACTTTCTATTAACAGTTTTTGCTAAATACCACATCTCTAGCTTGGTAGCCAATCAGAAGTCTGTTCATTACCTTTGTAGCTAA